The following are from one region of the Cytobacillus firmus genome:
- a CDS encoding N-acetylmuramoyl-L-alanine amidase, protein MKIILDAGHGYSTPGKRSPDGMREFEFNRAVASLAKEMLGKYQNTEVHFAHSDERDVPLAERTSLANNQNADCYVSIHANAYGTGEWNSAGGIETYVYPSKPREALALAQKIQRNLISSTGLRDRGVKTADFHVLRETKMTAVLVECGFMTNKEEASLLRTPIYRKRCAQAIVKAIAEQYGLRKHDRIKQYKVQVAFSEKQLAENLAGNLKKDGFNATIIE, encoded by the coding sequence ATGAAAATCATATTGGATGCCGGACATGGCTATAGCACCCCCGGCAAACGGAGCCCTGATGGAATGAGAGAATTTGAATTCAACCGGGCAGTCGCCAGCCTGGCAAAGGAGATGCTGGGAAAGTATCAAAACACAGAAGTTCACTTTGCCCACTCCGATGAACGGGACGTGCCGCTTGCCGAAAGGACCTCTCTCGCAAATAATCAAAACGCTGACTGCTATGTGTCCATCCATGCCAATGCGTACGGAACAGGCGAATGGAACAGCGCAGGCGGAATTGAAACATATGTCTACCCTTCCAAACCCCGGGAAGCATTGGCACTGGCCCAAAAGATCCAGCGAAACTTAATCAGTTCTACAGGTTTGCGGGACCGGGGAGTCAAAACAGCTGATTTCCATGTGCTGCGTGAGACAAAAATGACTGCCGTTCTTGTGGAATGCGGGTTTATGACCAATAAAGAGGAAGCCTCCCTTCTTCGGACCCCCATCTACCGAAAACGCTGTGCACAGGCTATTGTAAAAGCAATTGCCGAACAATATGGCTTAAGAAAGCATGATAGAATCAAACAATACAAAGTTCAAGTTGCCTTTTCCGAAAAGCAGCTTGCTGAGAATCTCGCCGGGAACCTGAAGAAGGACGGCTTTAATGCCACGATTATAGAATAG
- a CDS encoding GntR family transcriptional regulator encodes MIDKQSPIPIYHQLEEYIKHLIDNGKLKPDEAIPSEREYSEQYQISRMTVRQALNNLVNDGYLYRQKGRGTFVNKQKVEQKLQGLTSFTEDMKERGMVPSSRLISFEIIPAEPQLARKLDIKENTPVYEIKRVRMADNLPMALETTYLPANLVKGLTEEIINKSLYQHIEEKLSLTIREATQQIEASIAKETEVTHLQVDPGSPVLLIARTSFLEDGTPFELVKSAYRADRYKFVHTMQRAAK; translated from the coding sequence ATGATCGATAAGCAATCACCCATCCCGATATATCACCAATTGGAAGAGTATATTAAACATTTAATAGATAACGGCAAGTTAAAGCCTGATGAAGCCATTCCTTCTGAGCGCGAATATTCGGAGCAATATCAGATCAGCCGAATGACAGTCAGACAGGCATTAAATAACCTTGTCAACGATGGTTATCTATACAGGCAAAAAGGACGCGGAACTTTTGTCAACAAACAGAAGGTCGAACAAAAGCTTCAGGGATTGACGAGCTTTACGGAGGATATGAAAGAGCGCGGCATGGTGCCGAGCAGCCGCCTCATATCCTTTGAAATCATCCCGGCCGAGCCGCAGCTGGCTAGAAAGCTTGATATAAAAGAAAACACACCGGTATATGAAATTAAACGGGTGAGGATGGCAGATAACCTGCCAATGGCGCTGGAAACCACCTACCTCCCGGCGAATCTCGTTAAAGGGCTTACAGAAGAAATCATCAACAAGTCACTTTATCAGCATATTGAAGAAAAACTGTCTCTCACCATCAGGGAAGCCACCCAGCAGATTGAAGCCTCAATCGCTAAGGAAACGGAGGTAACCCACCTGCAGGTAGACCCTGGATCTCCTGTACTTCTTATTGCCCGCACTTCCTTCTTAGAGGATGGCACGCCTTTTGAGCTTGTAAAATCAGCATATCGCGCAGACCGCTACAAATTTGTTCATACGATGCAGCGCGCTGCAAAATAG
- the nagB gene encoding glucosamine-6-phosphate deaminase, translating to MKIIRTADYHDMSRIAARLIIDKVRRHSDMTLGLATGSTPKGVYAELIKDHQENGTSYEKITTINLDEYIGLPPTDPNSYRHFMNSELFDHLDIQLENTHLPNGSAEDMSRECERYEQLIKDLVDIDLQLLGIGRNGHIGFNEPGTAFNSRTQVVDLAESTRKANARFFSSIEDVPAQAITMGIASILDSREIILLASGSAKAEAIRQLVNGEPDEQFPASALKLHPNVTIIADEEALSLVSQD from the coding sequence TTGAAAATCATTCGAACAGCCGATTATCACGATATGAGCCGAATAGCTGCCAGGCTTATAATTGATAAAGTCCGCCGGCATTCTGATATGACATTAGGGCTTGCTACCGGAAGTACACCAAAAGGAGTTTATGCCGAACTGATTAAAGATCATCAGGAAAATGGCACTTCTTATGAAAAAATCACGACGATTAATTTGGACGAGTATATCGGCCTGCCTCCAACTGATCCTAATAGCTACAGGCATTTCATGAATAGCGAACTATTTGATCATCTGGACATCCAGCTCGAAAACACGCATCTTCCCAATGGTTCCGCAGAAGATATGTCCAGGGAATGCGAACGGTATGAACAGCTGATCAAGGATCTGGTGGATATCGACCTCCAGCTGCTCGGAATCGGCCGCAACGGACATATCGGATTCAATGAACCTGGCACTGCTTTTAACAGCCGTACGCAAGTCGTGGACCTTGCGGAAAGCACGCGCAAGGCTAACGCAAGATTTTTCAGTTCTATAGAAGACGTTCCAGCCCAGGCCATTACAATGGGAATCGCTTCGATTCTTGATAGCCGGGAAATCATCCTGCTCGCATCAGGTTCAGCCAAGGCAGAAGCCATCAGACAATTGGTTAACGGAGAGCCTGATGAACAGTTTCCCGCTTCAGCCTTGAAGCTTCATCCGAATGTAACCATCATCGCCGATGAAGAAGCACTTAGCCTCGTCAGTCAGGACTGA